The following proteins come from a genomic window of Triticum aestivum cultivar Chinese Spring chromosome 6A, IWGSC CS RefSeq v2.1, whole genome shotgun sequence:
- the LOC123131778 gene encoding signal peptide peptidase 1, whose protein sequence is MRTHERAANLALAGLSLAPLVINVNPNLNVILTACLTVYVGCYRSVKATPPSETMSKEHAMRYPLVGSAMLLSLFLLFKFLSKDLVNAVLTAYFFVLGIAALCATLLPSVKRVLPEGWNDNAIIWRAPYFHSLSVEFTKSQVVASIPGFFFCVWYVMKKHWLANNVLGVAFCIQGIEMLSLGSFKTGGILLAGLFFYDIFWVFFTPVMVSVAKSFDAPIKLLFPTADTARPFSMLGLGDIVIPGIFVALALRFDISRGIKSRGYFNSAFLGYTAGLTVTIVVMNWFRAAQPALLYIVPGVIGFVAVHCLWNGEVKPLLEFSEAQAEEKEEGGDPDHQSKKAD, encoded by the exons ATGAGGACACATGAGCGTGCTGCGAACTTGGCCCTTGCTG GTTTGAGCTTGGCGCCGCTGGTCATCAACGTGAACCCGAACCTGAATGTGATACTCACAGCGTGTCTTACCGTCTATGTGGGCTGTTACCGGTCTGTCAAGGCCACTCCACCCTCT GAGACGATGTCCAAGGAGCACGCGATGCGGTACCCTCTGGTGGGGAGTGCTATGCTTCTGTCTCTGTTCCTGCTGTTCAAGTTCCTCTCCAAGGACCTGGTCAATGCTGTTCTCACCGCCTACTTTTTCGTTCTTGGGATCGCCGctctctg CGCAACGTTGCTTCCTTCcgtaaagcgtgttcttccagaaGGGTGGAATGATAATGCCATCATTTGGCGTGCTCCGTATTTCCACT CGCTCTCGGTGGAGTTTACCAAGTCTCAAGTTGTTGCTTCAATCCCAGGATTTTTCTTTTGCGTATGGTATGTCATGAAGAAGCATTGGCTGGCCAACAATGTTTTGGGAGTTGCATTCTGTATTCAG GGAATTGAGATGCTATCACTAGGATCGTTCAAAACTGGTGGTATTCTCTTG GCTGGACTTTTTTTCTATGACATCTTCTGGGTTTTCTTCACTCCAGTTATGGTCAGTGTTGCTAAATCATTTGATGCCCCAATAAAG CTTCTATTTCCCACCGCAGATACTGCACGCCCGTTCTCTATGCTTGGCCTTGGTGATATCGTAATACCAG GCATCTTCGTCGCGCTCGCCCTGCGTTTCGACATCTCGCGAGGGATCAAGAGCCGCGGTTACTTCAACAGCGCGTTTCTGGGATACACAGCGGGTTTGACAGTAACAATAGTTGTGATGAACTGGTTCCGGGCCGCGCAG CCTGCTCTGTTATACATCGTTCCTGGCGTGATTGGCTTCGTCGCTGTGCACTGTCTATGGAACGGGGAAGTAAAACCG CTGCTGGAGTTCAGCGAGGCGCAAgctgaagagaaggaagaaggtggAGATCCCGATCATCAGAGCAAAAAGGCAGACTAG